The following are encoded together in the Takifugu flavidus isolate HTHZ2018 chromosome 22, ASM371156v2, whole genome shotgun sequence genome:
- the ppfia2 gene encoding liprin-alpha-2 isoform X2, whose translation MMCEVMPTISEDTALSQRGSQSSASDPDSHFEQLMVNMLDERDRLLDTLRETQESLSLAQQHLQDVIYDRDSLQRQLSSALPQEFAALTKELNACREQLLEKEEEISELKAERNNTRLLLEHLECLVSRHERSLRMTVVKRQAQSPSGVSSEVEVLKALKSLFEHHKALDEKVRERLRVSLERVSALEEELTAANQEIVALREQNAHLQRKVASGEGEDDLLEGEAQQKIHGKRLSNGSLEPSHEASQVVELQDLLEKQNYELAQMKERMSSLSSRVSEVEQELETARKDLIKSEEMNNKYQRDIKEAMCQKEDMEERIVTLEKRYLSAQRESTTVHDINDKLENELANKEAFLRQMEEKNRQLQERLELAEQKLQQTMRKAETLPEVEAELAQRIAALTKSDSSSSSSPDDYHFVMEAKLQDMNSILRKVVPQGLAATADSCRQQTSSISLAEERHGSIEERMRHLECQLEEKNQELLRARQREKMNEEHNKRLSDTVDRLLTESNERLQLHLKERMAALEEKNLLIQDSEGYRKQYEESIHEKSQLAEEIEKLRSELDQFRLRAGSLTDPTLSRSHLDTSGELRFSLGSLAETQSDHYRSAKVIRRPRRGRMGLRDAKAKSLGEQEWRSQQLGVLGGHFESDTEMSDIDDDDRETLFSSMDLLSPSGHSDAQTLAMMLQEQLDAINKEIRLIQEEKESTELRAEEIENRVASVSLEGLNLARMHHHGASITASATASSLASSSPPSGHSTPKLDPRSPARDMERMGVMTLPSDLRKHRRKIAAVDEDGREDKATIKCETSPPPTPRTVRMTHTLPASSHNDARGMGASLEAEASTLSSVASSQDSLHKQPKKKGIKSSIGRLFGKKEKGRMAHLAHRHVMLDPQATMMDLDGAGQDMGVSKLGTQAEKDRRLKKKHELLEEARRKGLPFAQWDGPTVVAWLELWLGMPAWYVAACRANVKSGAIMSALSDTEIQREIGISNPLHRLKLRLAIQEMVSLTSPSAPPTSRTPSGNVWVTHEEMETMAAPSKTKSQSEEGSWAQTLAYGDMNHEWIGNEWLPSLGLPQYRSYFMECLVDARMLDHLTKKDLRVHLKMVDSFHRTSLQYGIMCLKKLNYDRKELERRREHSQHEIRDVLVWSNERVIRWVQSVGLRDYANILLESGVHGALVALDDNFDYSSLALLLQIPTQNTQARQILEREYNNLLALGTDRRLDEVSTAGGRGVLTLPPLTAANAARLCIRQCDDKDFRGPSWRRQFPPRDIHGISMMPGSAETLPAGFRLTTTSGHSRRLPPEVLYEALDDSPDDMYLDWFQVGPSAVQRLDSSSLQF comes from the exons GAGTTCGCCGCCCTCACCAAGGAGCTGAACGCCTGCcgggagcagctgctggagaaggaggaggagatctcGGAGCTGAAAGCCGAGAGGAACAACACCAGG CTCCTGCTCGAGCATCTGGAGTGCCTGGTGTCCCGACACGAGCGCTCGCTCCGCATGACCGTGGTCAAGCGCCAGGCTCAGTCTCCCTCGGGGGTCTCCAGCGAAGTCGAGGTCCTCAAAGCGCTCAAGTCCTTGTTTGAACACCACAAAGCCCTCGATGAGAAG gtGAGGGAGAGGCTCCGGGTGTCTCTGGAGAGGGTGTCtgcactggaggaggagcttaCTGCTGCCAATCAGGAG ATTGTGGCCTTACGGGAGCAAAATGCGCACCTTCAGAGGAAAGTGGCgtcaggagagggagaagacgaCCTGCTGGAGGGCGAAGCTCAACAGAAGATCCACGGCAAG CGCCTGTCCAACGGCTCGCTGGAACCGTCCCACGAGGCGAGCcaggtggtggagctgcaggacctgctggagaagcagaacTACGAACTGGCCCAGATGAAGGAGCGCAtgtcctcgctctcctcccgCGTCTCCGAGGTGGAGCAAGAGCTGGAGACGGCCCGCAAGGACCTCATCAAGTCGGAGGAGATGAACAACAAGTACCAGAGGGACATCAAAGAG GCCATGTGTCAgaaggaggacatggaggaaCGCATCGTCACCTTGGAGAAACGCTACCTGAGCGCCCAGCGGGAGTCCACCACGGTGCACGACATCAACGACAAACTGGAGAACGAGTTGGCCAATAAGGAGGCCTTCCTCAGACAG atggaggagaagaaccggcagctgcaggagaggctgGAGCTGGCCGAGcagaagctccagcagaccaTGAGGAAGGCCGAGACGCTGCCGGAGGTGGAGGCCGAGCTGGCCCAGAGGATAGCGGCGCTCACCAAG tctgactccagctcctcttcctcccccgaTGATTATCACTTTGTTATGGAAGCTAAGCTCCAAGACATGAACTCCATTCTTAGGAAGGTAGTCCCACAGGGCCTCGCAGCTACTGCCGACTCCTGTAGACAGCAGACTTCATCCATCTCTCTC GCGGAGGAGCGTCACGGGAGCATAGAGGAGCGGATGAGGCACTTGGAGtgccagctggaggagaagaaccaggagctgctgagg GCCCgacagagggagaagatgaaCGAGGAGCACAATAAGAGACTCTCGGACACGGTGGACCGGCTCCTCACAGAGTCCAACGAACGGCTCCAGCTGCACCTCAAGGAGAGAATGGCCGCTCTGGAAGAGAAG aacctgctgatccaAGACTCGGAAGGTTACAGGAAACAGTACGAAGAGTCCATCCATGAAAAA TCGCAGCTGGCCGAAGAGATCGAGAAGCTGAGGTCGGAGCTGGACCAGTTCAGGCTGAGGGCAGGCTCCCTCACGGACCCCACCCTGTCACG ctctcatctggacaCTTCGGGTGAGCTCCGATTCTCTCTGGGATCTCTGGCAGAGACCCAGTCGGACCACTACCGCTCAGCCAAAGTCATCCGGCGGCCGAGGAGAGGCCGGATGGGTCTGCGTGATGCCAAG GCGAAATCTCTGGGGGAGCAGGAGTGGCGCTCGCAGCAGCTGGGGGTTCTGGGAGGCCACTTCGAGAGCGACACGGAAATGTCGGACATCGACGACGACGACAGGGAAACGTTGTTCAGCTCCATGGACCTGCTGTCGCCCAGCGGACACTCGGACGCCCAGACTCTGGCCAtgatgctgcaggagcagctggacgcCATCAACAAGGAGATCCG GCTGatccaggaggagaaggagtcgACGGAGCTCCGGGCAGAAGAGATTGAAAACCGGGTGGCCAGCGTCAGCCTGGAGGGTCTCAACCTGGCCCGGATGCACCACCACGGAGCCTCCATCACCGCCTCGGCCACTGCGTCCTCCCTGGCCTCGTCCTCCCCGCCCAGCGGACACTCCACCCCAAAGCTGGACCCTCGAAGCCCCGCCCGCGATATGGAGCGGATGGGGGTGATGACACTG CCAAGCGATCTGAGGAAACACCGGAGAAAG ATAGCGGCGGTGGACGAGGATGGTCGCGAGGACAAGGCCACCATCAAGTGCGAGACCTCCCCACCTCCGACGCCGCGCACCGTGCGGATGACGCACACGCTGCCCGCCTCCTCGCACAACGACGCAAGAGG GATGGGGGCCTCTCTGGAAGCAGAGGCGAGCACGCTGAGCAGCGTCGCCAGCAGCCAGGACTCCCTCCACAAACAGCCCAAGAAGAAGGGCATCAAATCCTCCATCGGGCGCCTTTTCGGGAAGAAAGAGAAGGGCAGGATGGCCCACCTGGCACACAGACACGTCATGCTGGATCCACAAG cGACCATGATGGACCTGGACGGGGCGGGCCAGGACATGGGGGTGAGCAAGCTGGGAACTCAGGCCGAGAAGGACCGCAGGTTGAAAAAGAA AcacgagctgctggaggaggccagGAGAAAAGGTTTACCCTTCGCCCAGTGGGACGGCCCCACTGTGGTGGCCTGGCTGGAG CTGTGGTTAGGAATGCCAGCGTGGTACGTGGCGGCGTGCCGTGCCAACGTGAAGAGCGGAGCCATCATGTCTGCCCTTTCGGACACAGAGATCCAGAGGGAGATCGGCATCAGTAACCCTCTGCACCGGCTCAAGCTTCGCCTCGCCATCCAGGAAATGGTCTCGCTCACCAGCCCctcagccccgcccacctccagAACC CCGTCAGGCAACGTTTGGGTGACCCACGAGGAGATGGAGACCATGGCAGCCCCGTCCAAAACG AAATCCCAGTCTGAAGAGGGCAGCTGGGCTCAG actctggCCTACGGCGACATGAACCACGAGTGGATCGGGAACGAATGGCTGCCCAGTCTCGGACTACCTCAGTACCGCAGCTACTTCATGGAGTGCCTGGTGGACGCACGCATGCTGGACCACCTCACCAAGAAGGACCTGAGGGTGCACCTCAAAATGGTGGACAGCTTCCACAG AACCAGTTTACAGTACGGAATCATGTGTCTGAAGAAGCTCAACTACGACAGGAAGGAGCTGGAGCGCCGCAGAGAGCACAGCCAGCACGAGATCAGAG ATGTGCTGGTGTGGAGCAACGAGCGGGTCATCCGGTGGGTCCAGAGCGTAGGCCTGAGGGACTACGCCAACATCCTCCTGGAGAGCGGCGTGCACGGCGCTCTGGTCGCCCTGGATGACAACTTCGACTACAGCAGTCTGGCGCTGCTCCTCCAGATCCCCACGCAAAACACTCAG GCACGTCAGATTCTGGAGCGGGAGTACAATAACCTGCTGGCCCTGGGCACCGACAGGAGGCTGGACGAGGTGAGCACAGCGGGGGGTCGCGGCGTGCTAACGCTGCCGCCGCTAACGGCCGCTAACGCTGCCCGTCTTTGTATCCGTCAGTGCGATGACAAAGACTTCAGAGGTCCGTCCTGGCGGCGGCAGTTCCCCCCCCGAGACATTCACGGTATAAGTATGATGCCCGGCTCGGCGGAGACGCTCCCTGCCGGATTCCGTCTCACCACGACGTCCGGACACTCCCGAAGGCTGCCCCCCGAAG TCCTGTATGAGGCCCTGGACGACAGTCCTGACGACATGTATTTGGACTGGTTTCAAG TCGGACCCTCCGCGGTGCAGCGGCTGGACAGCTCCTCG CTGCAGTTCTGA
- the ppfia2 gene encoding liprin-alpha-2 isoform X7: MMCEVMPTISEDTALSQRGSQSSASDPDSHFEQLMVNMLDERDRLLDTLRETQESLSLAQQHLQDVIYDRDSLQRQLSSALPQEFAALTKELNACREQLLEKEEEISELKAERNNTRLLLEHLECLVSRHERSLRMTVVKRQAQSPSGVSSEVEVLKALKSLFEHHKALDEKVRERLRVSLERVSALEEELTAANQEIVALREQNAHLQRKVASGEGEDDLLEGEAQQKIHGKRLSNGSLEPSHEASQVVELQDLLEKQNYELAQMKERMSSLSSRVSEVEQELETARKDLIKSEEMNNKYQRDIKEAMCQKEDMEERIVTLEKRYLSAQRESTTVHDINDKLENELANKEAFLRQMEEKNRQLQERLELAEQKLQQTMRKAETLPEVEAELAQRIAALTKSDSSSSSSPDDYHFVMEAKLQDMNSILRKVVPQGLAATADSCRQQTSSISLAEERHGSIEERMRHLECQLEEKNQELLRARQREKMNEEHNKRLSDTVDRLLTESNERLQLHLKERMAALEEKNLLIQDSEGYRKQYEESIHEKSQLAEEIEKLRSELDQFRLRAGSLTDPTLSRSHLDTSGELRFSLGSLAETQSDHYRSAKVIRRPRRGRMGLRDAKAKSLGEQEWRSQQLGVLGGHFESDTEMSDIDDDDRETLFSSMDLLSPSGHSDAQTLAMMLQEQLDAINKEIRLIQEEKESTELRAEEIENRVASVSLEGLNLARMHHHGASITASATASSLASSSPPSGHSTPKLDPRSPARDMERMGVMTLPSDLRKHRRKIAAVDEDGREDKATIKCETSPPPTPRTVRMTHTLPASSHNDARGMGASLEAEASTLSSVASSQDSLHKQPKKKGIKSSIGRLFGKKEKGRMAHLAHRHVMLDPQATMMDLDGAGQDMGVSKLGTQAEKDRRLKKKHELLEEARRKGLPFAQWDGPTVVAWLELWLGMPAWYVAACRANVKSGAIMSALSDTEIQREIGISNPLHRLKLRLAIQEMVSLTSPSAPPTSRTPSGNVWVTHEEMETMAAPSKTKSQSEEGSWAQTLAYGDMNHEWIGNEWLPSLGLPQYRSYFMECLVDARMLDHLTKKDLRVHLKMVDSFHRTSLQYGIMCLKKLNYDRKELERRREHSQHEIRDVLVWSNERVIRWVQSVGLRDYANILLESGVHGALVALDDNFDYSSLALLLQIPTQNTQARQILEREYNNLLALGTDRRLDEVSTAGGRGVLTLPPLTAANAARLCIRQCDDKDFRGPSWRRQFPPRDIHGISMMPGSAETLPAGFRLTTTSGHSRRLPPEAAVLNGD, from the exons GAGTTCGCCGCCCTCACCAAGGAGCTGAACGCCTGCcgggagcagctgctggagaaggaggaggagatctcGGAGCTGAAAGCCGAGAGGAACAACACCAGG CTCCTGCTCGAGCATCTGGAGTGCCTGGTGTCCCGACACGAGCGCTCGCTCCGCATGACCGTGGTCAAGCGCCAGGCTCAGTCTCCCTCGGGGGTCTCCAGCGAAGTCGAGGTCCTCAAAGCGCTCAAGTCCTTGTTTGAACACCACAAAGCCCTCGATGAGAAG gtGAGGGAGAGGCTCCGGGTGTCTCTGGAGAGGGTGTCtgcactggaggaggagcttaCTGCTGCCAATCAGGAG ATTGTGGCCTTACGGGAGCAAAATGCGCACCTTCAGAGGAAAGTGGCgtcaggagagggagaagacgaCCTGCTGGAGGGCGAAGCTCAACAGAAGATCCACGGCAAG CGCCTGTCCAACGGCTCGCTGGAACCGTCCCACGAGGCGAGCcaggtggtggagctgcaggacctgctggagaagcagaacTACGAACTGGCCCAGATGAAGGAGCGCAtgtcctcgctctcctcccgCGTCTCCGAGGTGGAGCAAGAGCTGGAGACGGCCCGCAAGGACCTCATCAAGTCGGAGGAGATGAACAACAAGTACCAGAGGGACATCAAAGAG GCCATGTGTCAgaaggaggacatggaggaaCGCATCGTCACCTTGGAGAAACGCTACCTGAGCGCCCAGCGGGAGTCCACCACGGTGCACGACATCAACGACAAACTGGAGAACGAGTTGGCCAATAAGGAGGCCTTCCTCAGACAG atggaggagaagaaccggcagctgcaggagaggctgGAGCTGGCCGAGcagaagctccagcagaccaTGAGGAAGGCCGAGACGCTGCCGGAGGTGGAGGCCGAGCTGGCCCAGAGGATAGCGGCGCTCACCAAG tctgactccagctcctcttcctcccccgaTGATTATCACTTTGTTATGGAAGCTAAGCTCCAAGACATGAACTCCATTCTTAGGAAGGTAGTCCCACAGGGCCTCGCAGCTACTGCCGACTCCTGTAGACAGCAGACTTCATCCATCTCTCTC GCGGAGGAGCGTCACGGGAGCATAGAGGAGCGGATGAGGCACTTGGAGtgccagctggaggagaagaaccaggagctgctgagg GCCCgacagagggagaagatgaaCGAGGAGCACAATAAGAGACTCTCGGACACGGTGGACCGGCTCCTCACAGAGTCCAACGAACGGCTCCAGCTGCACCTCAAGGAGAGAATGGCCGCTCTGGAAGAGAAG aacctgctgatccaAGACTCGGAAGGTTACAGGAAACAGTACGAAGAGTCCATCCATGAAAAA TCGCAGCTGGCCGAAGAGATCGAGAAGCTGAGGTCGGAGCTGGACCAGTTCAGGCTGAGGGCAGGCTCCCTCACGGACCCCACCCTGTCACG ctctcatctggacaCTTCGGGTGAGCTCCGATTCTCTCTGGGATCTCTGGCAGAGACCCAGTCGGACCACTACCGCTCAGCCAAAGTCATCCGGCGGCCGAGGAGAGGCCGGATGGGTCTGCGTGATGCCAAG GCGAAATCTCTGGGGGAGCAGGAGTGGCGCTCGCAGCAGCTGGGGGTTCTGGGAGGCCACTTCGAGAGCGACACGGAAATGTCGGACATCGACGACGACGACAGGGAAACGTTGTTCAGCTCCATGGACCTGCTGTCGCCCAGCGGACACTCGGACGCCCAGACTCTGGCCAtgatgctgcaggagcagctggacgcCATCAACAAGGAGATCCG GCTGatccaggaggagaaggagtcgACGGAGCTCCGGGCAGAAGAGATTGAAAACCGGGTGGCCAGCGTCAGCCTGGAGGGTCTCAACCTGGCCCGGATGCACCACCACGGAGCCTCCATCACCGCCTCGGCCACTGCGTCCTCCCTGGCCTCGTCCTCCCCGCCCAGCGGACACTCCACCCCAAAGCTGGACCCTCGAAGCCCCGCCCGCGATATGGAGCGGATGGGGGTGATGACACTG CCAAGCGATCTGAGGAAACACCGGAGAAAG ATAGCGGCGGTGGACGAGGATGGTCGCGAGGACAAGGCCACCATCAAGTGCGAGACCTCCCCACCTCCGACGCCGCGCACCGTGCGGATGACGCACACGCTGCCCGCCTCCTCGCACAACGACGCAAGAGG GATGGGGGCCTCTCTGGAAGCAGAGGCGAGCACGCTGAGCAGCGTCGCCAGCAGCCAGGACTCCCTCCACAAACAGCCCAAGAAGAAGGGCATCAAATCCTCCATCGGGCGCCTTTTCGGGAAGAAAGAGAAGGGCAGGATGGCCCACCTGGCACACAGACACGTCATGCTGGATCCACAAG cGACCATGATGGACCTGGACGGGGCGGGCCAGGACATGGGGGTGAGCAAGCTGGGAACTCAGGCCGAGAAGGACCGCAGGTTGAAAAAGAA AcacgagctgctggaggaggccagGAGAAAAGGTTTACCCTTCGCCCAGTGGGACGGCCCCACTGTGGTGGCCTGGCTGGAG CTGTGGTTAGGAATGCCAGCGTGGTACGTGGCGGCGTGCCGTGCCAACGTGAAGAGCGGAGCCATCATGTCTGCCCTTTCGGACACAGAGATCCAGAGGGAGATCGGCATCAGTAACCCTCTGCACCGGCTCAAGCTTCGCCTCGCCATCCAGGAAATGGTCTCGCTCACCAGCCCctcagccccgcccacctccagAACC CCGTCAGGCAACGTTTGGGTGACCCACGAGGAGATGGAGACCATGGCAGCCCCGTCCAAAACG AAATCCCAGTCTGAAGAGGGCAGCTGGGCTCAG actctggCCTACGGCGACATGAACCACGAGTGGATCGGGAACGAATGGCTGCCCAGTCTCGGACTACCTCAGTACCGCAGCTACTTCATGGAGTGCCTGGTGGACGCACGCATGCTGGACCACCTCACCAAGAAGGACCTGAGGGTGCACCTCAAAATGGTGGACAGCTTCCACAG AACCAGTTTACAGTACGGAATCATGTGTCTGAAGAAGCTCAACTACGACAGGAAGGAGCTGGAGCGCCGCAGAGAGCACAGCCAGCACGAGATCAGAG ATGTGCTGGTGTGGAGCAACGAGCGGGTCATCCGGTGGGTCCAGAGCGTAGGCCTGAGGGACTACGCCAACATCCTCCTGGAGAGCGGCGTGCACGGCGCTCTGGTCGCCCTGGATGACAACTTCGACTACAGCAGTCTGGCGCTGCTCCTCCAGATCCCCACGCAAAACACTCAG GCACGTCAGATTCTGGAGCGGGAGTACAATAACCTGCTGGCCCTGGGCACCGACAGGAGGCTGGACGAGGTGAGCACAGCGGGGGGTCGCGGCGTGCTAACGCTGCCGCCGCTAACGGCCGCTAACGCTGCCCGTCTTTGTATCCGTCAGTGCGATGACAAAGACTTCAGAGGTCCGTCCTGGCGGCGGCAGTTCCCCCCCCGAGACATTCACGGTATAAGTATGATGCCCGGCTCGGCGGAGACGCTCCCTGCCGGATTCCGTCTCACCACGACGTCCGGACACTCCCGAAGGCTGCCCCCCGAAG CTGCAGTTCTGAATGGAGACTAG